The DNA window GCAACCGCTGAATCTCGAGAACTAAGCAATGCTGCCACCGAGGTCTCAAGAATAGCTCGGATGCACAACCAAGATGCGACGCACAACAAACCGGGTTCCACGTATTTACTCGCTCCTTTGCCATCTCGCTTCATTTCTACGGTTACGGGAACGAGGGGGCTCCTGTCGGGACACTTTACTCCGACTACACTCCGTGAAGTTATACGAACAGAACCGGAGGGTGGTGTCGCACGATACTACAGCCCTGAACCCCAAGAGAGAAGTCCCACCTGGAACGCTTTCTTACTAGACCAACTCGAGCGTCGTTTTGATCAGCTAACAGACAAAGAGAAGTATGATCTTGTTAACCACGTCTCTTTGCGGGCATTTTCTCACCTCGAGTGGCTGTATGAGTGGCAGAAGACATACGCTCCTACGCTTCTCCTTGTGCAACaagagcgagacgaagctaactcctcttcgcccgccACTAATTCTCTAtcttctcgcgtctccgAGCCTTCAGCCCACCCAGACTCTCCAGCCTTCAACCGCGGAACAAGGAAAACAGTTCTTAGAAGCGATGCGCAAGATGACGAGGAAGAATTTGGATACGATATTGCGTGGAAACTGTTCACTACTACTGGTCACCTTGCTGTCGCTcccgaagcggaggagggtGTTGAACAACGCGAAGTTCACACAGATGCTTACAAACGTAATCCGTACCGGCGAAACGGTGGAGCGGGCAACAGAGCTCGAGCAGATGCGTTAGTGCAAGGTGGAGTCGAAGGCATCGCAGAGGGGCAGGCTTTATGGGATGAGACCCTTATTGCCTTGAAACGAAAAAATATCCCGAATATCACCTACACCGTTGACCAGATTAACGAAGATGTTGGGGTTTTCCTTGAAAGATACAGAGATGCTGTTTGGTCTCTTCCGCTTCAGCATATCGTTAATGCCACGTTAAACGGAGGAATATTTCCAGACCTCGTTGAAAGGCAATCTGCTTCTTACCCAGACTTCAAGAGAAACGTCAGGTGCAATCCCGAGTAAGACACGCAACGGCAGCAATCAGTACGGTACCGGTGGAGAAGGAGACTTGTGGAAGTAGAGCCTCTTGAGGTTCCGTGACGCCCATCGCCGACTTAGGCCTTCGCCTTGCCCGTCGCCCGCTGCCCTAGGCATTACTTGCGGGTGATCTTTCTCGTAGGCCTCAGAGTGGCGTGGGGGAGGCGTTGGTGAGTGAGGAAGCGCATGAACGCCCCGCCTTAAGTTGCTGCAACAAGTTTCCAAGAATCGAAGGAAACTGTATCCCCACTTTTCTACTTTGGTACACACCTCACCATGCAACAAGATACGCAGAAGTACAGTATCGGGAATTAGTTTCCCTTCAAAAGTGGACAGCCGCCTACCTGCCCATGACGGTTTGGGCCCTCGTGCTGTTGGGTAGTCTTTGttcctttcttttctctttcaAGCGTGCAGGTGTGTCAGAACCTGGGCAATTTTCTTCGCGAGTTCGGCACGAATCTACGGAGAGTTTACGGCGATTCATACTTATATGGGATTCACAAACGAGCCGAAGACCTCGCTGGGTTTTTACACTACACAATCGTTAGTACGACAGTCACGGAGGCTTTATTTGAATTTGTGGAGCAGCATGtcaccgtcgccgccctcgaggccGTTTTGAACGCGACAAGTTCACTTATAGAAATCCCAGTTGAAAGTCAAGTCTTTCAGCTGATGAATGCTCTACTCTCCCTCGGAGGAGACTTCTATTCCCTTGCAGACATGCCTGCTGTTGAATTCGAGGTACGATGACCTCACGCAGGGCGGCCAACATCATGCGCACTCGCTTAGCTCTCTATGGCGGCTCGGCTTCGGTCATCACAGGTGCATTCCTCTGCGCATTGCACAAAGCCGCGAGATAAGCGCCGTCCCCAGACTCCGTGTGCAGTTTTTCGGAGCGCCCTGGATACGGCGCCAGCATGATTTCCGACACTTCAAACCGCTGATATGAAAACCGGTGACTCTACCCGTGAATACTGTGTCGTTGCTAGCAAGCGTGTACAAAAGTTGTAAAACGATACCCCATTGTCGGGAACCACCGTGCACGGTTGTCTCAAATGTGTGGCTACGTGACTCAGAATAAAAACCTTGTAAGATCGAAAGTGCGGAATGCGTTCTACTGTCGCCTTTTCAACGGCCGCCTGCACTTCTGTAGGCCTTCCGGTATTCCGCCGACCATTTCAATCAACATCCCCCGGGAGACTGTATTCGATCCTGCAACTGGATTCATCAAATTTCTATACCTCATTGGTTTCCAATTCTCGTGCGAGCAACAGGTGAGGTGCGCCTGTCCGATGTCCGTCGCCAGGAGATGAGGGAGCGCACGCACTGGCAGCTGATGCAGTTGCTTCTTTCACGGTTATGCTCTGAAACTGTAAGCCACGCGTGTACGACACATCTAGACTTTCGTGTCCTAATATGCTTCGGCCGCCACACTAAACCCTAAATTGACAGTCGCTGCTGTCTTAATCTGGCCGATTCACCGACGTGTGACTCACCGAAAAGTCTTGAAGCTATAGACATTCAGGTATGCCTGCGACGCAGGGTCAAGCTGCCTCGAATAGCTGCTCGACcatgcgctggcgctgcgttGTTCTGCCTCATCTTCTTCGTTCGATTCTTCCCTACGCGCAGGGTGGCTGCTTCGCCGATATTCTTATCGAAGGAGACAATTTCGATGGCTTTTACGTTTTGGCCGCCGTGGGCACGACAGGATTTCCCGTCTACGTCGCATATCGTGAGTTCGCTAACTTCCCAGAACTCACACAACTATACCTTTGGCAGGGATTGAGACCGTCCGTGGTGGACGCCACGCAAGCGTCATGGGCCGCCATCACTCCGTTCTTCCCAGAGTCCTACTACGCAGCAACCAGGGTACGATCTTTCTAGCGGATCCAGCAACACAACAACCTGTTTCATTCTCTAAGGGATGGTTTCCACCTCCACCCGTTTTCATATGCAAgtatatgtgcatgcatgtatgtatctgtCAACCTACCTACCTACCTATCTTCCTcgatatctatctatctatctatctatctatctatctatctatctatctatctatctatctatctatctatctatctatctatctaggTACATAACAAAGATGATTATGAACACAGATATGCGTAGAACGCTTGCGTCGACATACACAAGGCGGGACACACGTGTACATATGCGTATGTCTTCAGGACGATGGCAAGTGAAGGATTAGCAAAACACCTGTATATTCATCAGCTGGTCCGTGATATGTGCTATGGACTATACCTTGCAGGGCCAGCTTTTCCCTTTCGCGTCCTTGGCGTCATTAACGCCTCCGAACAACTGTTCGGACGTGCCTCCTACACCATTCGGAGACACGAATACGAACTTCCCGGCTTGCATGAACATTACACGCCAGTGGGTTATAGGTCGCGTATCAGCTTTCGGGAACTGCAATGGCTTTCTCTACTCTcacgtctgcgtcttcccgGCAATCGTTGAGACGTTTCCCACGAGCAATCCGGAAACTTGGACAGCAGAAACGTCAACAACAACGCCACCGGCCTCTACTACTCCATCGCCCACGCCAGGACAGCCAGGGCCCAGCCCTCCGGGAGGAGGAGTGAGCCCACAAGGTGTAGGATTCGTCCCAGAGGGTCAGCGatccgcagaaaaaaaacgccTTCCGAGGACAGACAAAGAAGGACGACGCCGTATGAGTACAACCGCTAGGCAACTGAGTGGTGGTGGCAGCGGGGGCGGAGAAACTGATGCCCACACTTTACCGCTTTGGGCGGCTCGTAGTGCTGACTCCAGGGTGCATAACGATAATACACCAGTTTTCCTTGGAGGAGAAGAGCTGAAACTATACGCTGACAGACTGCGGTCACTGACTGGGACTAATGGACGGCAGTTTCAGTCCGCCATCCCAGTACACAGATCTCAATTTGTCGACGGCTTCAGTGGGAAGCTCGATATTTATATTCCACCTTTCCTCCATATCCCTCCAGATATTTGGTAAGATCGGGGACAGCTCTAGAAGTGCGGATGGTCCATGCGTGAGAGCGTAAtgctcgcgcctccccgTGAACTATAGATTCACCTGCACCCCGTGCTGTAGACAGACCTGAGAAGGTTGACTGAGTTGCCCGCAAAAAATCAAAAAACAAAATTGTCTTCTTATACAAAGGCTACATTGTACATTTACTCGTTAATATAGGTTTTTCATGGGTAAATAGGCTTGCGCGATGCTGATCGGCGACCTCCTCAGCTACGTATCTCCCAACAACATATTCGGGCACTACGGTTACCTTGCAGTGTCCGATAGGCACTCGGTGCTATCATTGAAACGGTAACCCTTTTGGCAGGCAACGAGAATTTTCTGTCGAGCTCACTGCTCGCAACCAACGACGACAGGAGGCCCTGTCACGCTAACACTCCCCAAACACACTGCTCCAAAGTTGCGGTATCATAATTAGGTTCATCTGTTCACGCAGAACAGCTCTTCTTGAGAAAACATATTGCTTTACATTATGCTGCTTCCTAAGGCAACGATACAAATGAGGTCACTCCGGTGTTCACTGAGAGAGGCAAGCTCGCGGAGCATTGCCCCAGACACAGGCGAAGGGTGCCGAAGTCGCTGCCGGTGCGTTCCTTTTCCAGACGGTTTGCCCAAGTGCTCCTGTCTTGGTGGTTAGCGGTAAAAATTGATTCATATTCATTAAACTTCATTGATTCAAAGTTTCCGAAAATGAAACAATTCGTTAGAGCGTGATCCACTTACAAGAGCCGTACTTCCCAAAAGATATACCAGACGTGAAACACAAAACATGTTTTGACATTCGAGCTCTTCATGCCGCTCTGCTCTGATACGACAAAACACTGTTTTGCCACCTCTGGTTCAACAGTGTAAAATCGACACAAAACGTGCCAACCACAAGTAAGGGTCACATCTTATGACTGCAGCTCATCTAGAGCGCACACCAACTGTCATGCAGGATCTGGCTGTATAGTGAAGCTGCCATCGGGAAACCCTGTCAAGGCAGGTCCACTGACGTAGGAAACCCGTTTCATCGCAGCCTGTCCGTGTCTTCCGCGTGTGTCGAACACGCCCATTAGGGAAACTGTTTTACCGTGCTTCCACCATAAAATACACATTCTTTCGAGACGAGTTATCACGGTGCTGCGCTCTGCTCTCCATCAGCACTCTACGCCATCAGCTTTCAGGAAATCTTCCACAGTCGCCTCGAACTTTTCAGAGTTGAAGAAGGCCGTGGTCAAAGGCGCCCTGAAGAAACGGTGGTCGCCACTTAGCGCAAAGTCAGGCACAATGGCAAGAGATCGTCCTCCAATCGGGACAGAAGTGACAGAAGGGCGATCGCCAAAACCACCTGCAAAAAGCAACAGACACAACAAGAACGAAGACACTGAATCAGTCAGTCTATCACCAGCATATGCCACATACTGAGCCCCCCAACCTCCGCACGTGTCACACACCTGGCAGAAGCACATACAGAGGCTGGCGCCAAAAAACAGGATACACCATCTGGTACATGCTTCCTGTGGATCCGAAGTCGCGCATTCTCTGGGGATATATGTAGACACGCTAAATCGCTGTCGACGGGATTATGCGTGATGCAACACGGCGCAGCCGGTGCGGGGCATAGATGCTGAGAAGTGTCGTGTGTTCGTAGACACTCAGGTGAATTACTCAATGCGTCATGAAAAAACTGACGTTACCCGAACTGTAATTTTTCGGCACCAGGCGATAGAGGTTGCTGTCCGTCACGTCAAGCCGCGAGTATTCGTGCCCATCCCGTCGAGCGTCTTGCCATTGAGGTGCGAGCCACCTTTCCAGCGTATCCTCATCAGGGCGCTCGTCACCCATTGGGAGGTCAATGAACCTGTGTGCACAAAATCTCCAGACCAGATCTGGGATGTATATGAAACTCAGACAGGTGCTCGGTATGTCAATTGCCGTGTGCACTGACGAAAATAACTGGAACATAACACACCTATGTGCGCATTAGTGGTTACAGACACACACGTGAATTGTCGAGAATACTGGCGCACGTGGGGTGTGTGGTTCAGTGGGAGTCTGGTAGCTGGGGGCGAGGACCACCCCAGAATTGAATCCGTTAGCGTTTCATATGCCGTCCTGAGAACACTTGTGATATAAGCTGTGCGCGATCGAGAAGAACGTCCACTGTAACCCACGCAAGGTATGTCTGGAACTTACCCGCGATCCACCCTAATACACAGAATCGATACGACCTTCTTTGCGATATCAcccgcccctcctcctctaAGGATGTCGATTTTCTGAGATTCGCTCTCGTAGCACCACACCCTTACACCTGCATTCGCAAGAAACGTAGACAGAGACCAGCTTTCTGTAGTCCACTGGCACACCGTGCATCGCTTGCCTACaccctgcggccgccgggcTACACCTGAATAACAATCTGCTCTCATGCTTCATACAAAGTGGTAGTCCTCGCTGCAAGACAAAACAACCCCCAAAAGTGAGTCATCCTGCGACCGAAAATTCCCACGGCCGCATTCACTCTTTTTGACGGCTATTATATGCCCAGACCTGTCTCAAATACCGAGCCGGAGAGCCAGCCACAGccttgcgcggcgcgtccccAAATAATAGCGAGCAGAACGTCTTTGGCTCTGTACCGGAATCAGCGAAAGCCGATAGGACAGTGTATCCAATCAGAGCgtccctcttcgccgtcttcttctccaaATCAGGGGCCACTTCGTTCCCTGCGACGACCCGAAGCGATGGGTTGCACAGGACCTGCAACAGCCTTGTAAAGATGA is part of the Besnoitia besnoiti strain Bb-Ger1 chromosome XII, whole genome shotgun sequence genome and encodes:
- a CDS encoding hypothetical protein (encoded by transcript BESB_023620) is translated as MRVCSIASVDDRAMSGQIHCSVKETRARRVPCRPGRGAARKIESVALLLIISIPWSRRYFCEDIRLADVWSFTATTENATSPGGNLVNASAEYSSTVQKAVNVRDSHPVLLAENTAHNTFPDKSLEVSEGVREPRWRRARKNVRLVDTLLAIEWHTSGGNAKSPSDALERETQSLLSPLLPYATHVKNDQGGVEHHRHAPKGNVSGTRPGGKERRVKAEPEGDILRTRRQQRNEVALEKTADVSQRCASGSHQDGADRCGATSELPHHNSGNTNPPFRRLAIHEIVVTSLRDFFLPTATAESRELSNAATEVSRIARMHNQDATHNKPGSTYLLAPLPSRFISTVTGTRGLLSGHFTPTTLREVIRTEPEGGVARYYSPEPQERSPTWNAFLLDQLERRFDQLTDKEKYDLVNHVSLRAFSHLEWLYEWQKTYAPTLLLVQQERDEANSSSPATNSLSSRVSEPSAHPDSPAFNRGTRKTVLRSDAQDDEEEFGYDIAWKLFTTTGHLAVAPEAEEGVEQREVHTDAYKRNPYRRNGGAGNRARADALVQGGVEGIAEGQALWDETLIALKRKNIPNITYTVDQINEDVGVFLERYRDAVWSLPLQHIVNATLNGGIFPDLVERQSASYPDFKRNVRCNPEPQSGVGEALVCQNLGNFLREFGTNLRRVYGDSYLYGIHKRAEDLAGFLHYTIVSTTVTEALFEFVEQHVTVAALEAVLNATSSLIEIPVESQVFQLMNALLSLGGDFYSLADMPAVEFENKNLVRSKVRNAFYCRLFNGRLHFCRPSGIPPTISINIPRETVFDPATGFIKFLYLIGFQFSCEQQGGCFADILIEGDNFDGFYVLAAVGTTGFPVYVAYREFANFPELTQLYLWQGLRPSVVDATQASWAAITPFFPESYYAATRGQLFPFASLASLTPPNNCSDVPPTPFGDTNTNFPACMNITRQWVIGRVSAFGNCNGFLYSHVCVFPAIVETFPTSNPETWTAETSTTTPPASTTPSPTPGQPGPSPPGGGVSPQGVGFVPEGQRSAEKKRLPRTDKEGRRRMSTTARQLSGGGSGGGETDAHTLPLWAARSADSRVHNDNTPVFLGGEELKLYADRLRSLTGTNGRQFQSAIPVHRSQFVDGFSGKLDIYIPPFLHIPPDIW